From a single Maniola hyperantus chromosome 3, iAphHyp1.2, whole genome shotgun sequence genomic region:
- the LOC117996270 gene encoding cilia- and flagella-associated protein 299-like, with product MAEKKNEFPAGIEAYRRLLAFETWEDYLDSLIEIADLRNLRSLASARTVAALGYRANGDTLNEKEFYARRAAIHAIVFPVVQPYVLVSEGANIDDPFFRELSVRERANRVGILQSVIFIRHFTKGGFEISGYIDYAHRLISEDWGPYFKSNKMLWPKDSDLGYYHWRHGTVRSNISRNYKPVMDIEKGLLFQNRHDHKIICPDPQQDPGQNTTKQRIYSKRYTQVEIYDHVVRRKT from the exons ATGGCGGAGAAGAAAAACGAATTTCCGGCGGGGATTGAGGCGTACAGGCGTTTGCTGGCCTTTGAGACATGGGAGGATTATTTGGATTCACTCATTGAAATTGCCGACCTGCGAAATCTAAGGAGCCTCGCCTCGGCACGGACTGTTGCGGCACTTGGTTATAG AGCAAACGGTGACACATTAAATGAAAAAGAATTCTACGCACGTCGCGCCGCCATACACGCGATTGTCTTTCCGGTGGTCCAGCCGTACGTGCTGGTTAGCGAGGGGGCGAACATTGACGACCCCTTTTTCAGGGAGCTCTCTGTGCGTGAACGAGCCAACAGAGTCGGGATTTTACAG TCCGTAATATTCATCCGGCATTTCACGAAAGGCGGCTTTGAAATATCCGGCTATATTGATTACGCGCACCGGCTCATATCGGAGGATTGGGGGCCGTATTTCAAGAGCAACAAAATGCTGTGGCCGAAGGACAGTGATTTGGGGTATTACCATTGGCGCCATGGCACTGTTAGAAGCAATATCAGTAGAAACTACAAG CCAGTCATGGATATCGAAAAAGGACTTCTCTTTCAAAATCGTCACGATCACAAGATCATTTGCCCTGACCCGCAGCAAGATCCCGGTCAAAATACGACCAAGCAGAGAATTTATTCAAAACGCTACACCCAGGTTGAAATCTATGATCATGTTGTGAGAAGAAAAACTTGA